The following are encoded together in the Gasterosteus aculeatus chromosome 7, fGasAcu3.hap1.1, whole genome shotgun sequence genome:
- the LOC120821406 gene encoding protocadherin alpha-C2 isoform X1 translates to MACVIPPPRTHFVAAVLTFMALWGCALSINRYSIPEEMEVGSFVANLATDLALDVRSFVLRNAKLDVIHSKNYIDINKETGELVIREKIDRESICMTKATSCFMKMDVILENPIRIFNIELEIMDINDNAPVFRRRTMHLDISEATPPGERFSLTNAVDADVGANSIKTYYLSESRYFNIDIQSGSDGSKYVDLVLNGQLDREEHTIHNLILTAVDGGVPPRSGTASIVINVLDINDNAPLFSEPVFAVDVSENTAAGSVVMTLNATDLDEGTNAQLMYSYTLYTSEKTQELFSLDPNTGEVKVKGVIDFEEDQSFEMHIQAQDGGVNPKAGHCKITVFVTDLNDNYPEVTIKSVKSSLTEDVSVGTLIAVISVSDRDSGANGQVELALNQQESLPFLLNKSSEGYFELLVSKPLDREVRSKYDITLRVTDKGSPPLSENETITLEVLDINDNTPAFSQSFYTIHVVENNLPGALLTSLSAFDPDLNENQYLVYFIMEKEIVNTSMSMLFSINPENGDLYALKTFDYERERDFLFHIEARDSGVPPLSSNVTVHIIILDQNDNTPVIVSPWRAQGSVVEEVIPRSTDKGHLIAKVIAIDADSEQNARVTYQLLQISDASLFSLDQYNGEIRTSRMFSYRDPRQQRLVIVAKDNGQPALSATVTIKISTVEHVRSFSETTELPLEYDVFTDLNLYLVIGLGAVSFLLLITILVIIVLKCQKPKPKAFKIPPANRNSVVSRNSVISQRSSTIADSTLISSDAYWYSLFLAETRKGKVVMRQPIIPKGAGYFVSSIPRSIGPSETTDSRASTLEQLPRRERP, encoded by the exons ATGGCGTGCGTCATTCCACCTCCACGGACACATTTTGTCGCGGCTGTCCTTACATTCATGGCTCTGTGGGGATGCGCGCTTTCCATCAACCGGTACTCGATTCCGGAGGAGATGGAAGTAGGCTCCTTTGTTGCCAACCTTGCCACGGATTTGGCTCTGGATGTCCGCAGTTTCGTGCTGCGCAACGCAAAGCTCGATGTCATCCACAGCAAAAATTACATCGACATCAACAAAGAAACAGGGGAGCTGGTGATACGGGAGAAGATCGACCGGGAGAGCATATGCATGACTAAAGCGACCTCGTGCTTTATGAAAATGGATGTCATACTGGAAAACCCCATTCGCATTTTTAACATCGAGTTGGAAATCATGGACATCAACGACAACGCGCCGGTGTTCCGTAGAAGGACCATGCACTTGGACATATCGGAGGCGACCCCTCCCGGTGAGCGATTTTCATTGACAAACGCCGTGGATGCGGATGTGGGGGCGAACTCAATCAAGACCTACTATCTCAGCGAAAGCCGGTACTTCAACATCGACATACAATCCGGCAGCGACGGCTCCAAATATGTCGATTTGGTGCTTAATGGTCAGCTGGACCGAGAGGAGCACACGATTCATAATTTGATTTTAACCGCTGTGGATGGAGGGGTGCCTCCCCGCTCCGGCACAGCCAGCATCGTTATCAACGTCCTGGACATCAACGACAACGCCCCCCTGTTCAGTGAGCCGGTGTTTGCGGTTGACGTCTCGGAGAACACCGCCGCGGGCTCGGTGGTCATGACATTAAACGCAACGGACTTGGATGAAGGCACAAACGCTCAGCTAATGTACTCCTACACGCTGTACACCTCGGAGAAGACTCAAGAGCTCTTCTCGCTTGATCCAAACACAGGTGAGGTCAAGGTGAAGGGGGTGATCGACTTTGAGGAGGACCAGAGCTTTGAGATGCACATACAGGCTCAGGACGGAGGCGTGAACCCCAAGGCAGGGCACTGTAAAATCACGGTTTTTGTCACAGATCTGAATGATAACTACCCCGAGGTGACCATAAAGTCTGTGAAAAGTTCCCTGACGGAGGACGTCTCTGTGGGGACACTGATAGCCGTGATCAGCGTCAGCGACAGGGACTCTGGAGCCAACGGGCAGGTGGAGCTTGCCTTGAATCAGCAGGAATCTTTACCGTTCCTCCTGAACAAATCCTCAGAGGGTTACTTCGAGCTGCTGGTTTCAAAGCCACTGGACAGAGAGGTAAGAAGCAAGTATGACATCACGCTGAGGGTGACCGACAAAGGCTCGCCGCCCTTATCTGAAAACGAAACCATCACCTTGGAGGTTCTGGATATTAACGATAACACACCCGCATTTTCCCAGTCCTTCTACACAATCCATGTCGTGGAAAATAATCTACCTGGGGCGTTATTGACATCTCTTAGTGCGTTTGACCCCGATCTCAACGAGAACCAGTACTTAGTCTATTTCATAATGGAGAAGGAGATTGTTAACACGTCAATGTCAATGCTGTTTTCCATCAACCCTGAGAATGGTGATCTCTATGCCCTGAAGACCTTTGactatgagagagagagggatttcCTCTTTCACATCGAAGCTCGAGACTCTGGTGTTCCCCCACTGAGCAGCAATGTGACGGTTCACATCATCATCCTGGACCAAAACGACAACACCCCTGTCATAGTGTCACCTTGGCGGGCGCAGGGCTCTGTGGTAGAGGAGGTCATACCAAGGTCTACGGATAAGGGGCACCTGATCGCCAAAGTGATTGCCATTGATGCCGACTCTGAGCAGAACGCGAGGGTCACATATCAGCTGCTGCAGATCAGCGACGCCAGCCTTTTCAGCCTGGATCAGTACAACGGGGAGATCCGGACATCAAGGATGTTCAGTTACAGAGACCCAAGACAGCAGCGGCTGGTGATCGTCGCCAAAGACAACGGTCAGCCCGCTCTCTCAGCCACCGTCACTATCAAGATATCGACGGTGGAACACGTCAGGTCCTTTTCAGAGACCACAGAGCTGCCGCTAGAGTATGACGTCTTCACGGACCTAAACCTGTACTTAGTCATCGGTTTAGGGGCTGTCTCATTTCTTCTACTGATAACCATCTTAGTTATTATTGTGTTGAAGTGTCAAAAGCCAAAGCCAAAGGCCTTCAAGATTCCCCCCGCCAACAGAAACAGTGTGGTCAGCAGGAACAGCGTAATCAGCCAGAGAAGCTCCACCATCGCAGATTCCACCTTGATCTCCAGCGATGCCTACTGGTACAGTTTGTTCCTTGCTGAGACCAGGAAAGGCAAAGTGGTCATGAGACAGCCGATAATTCCCAAAGGAGCTGGGTATTTTGTGTCCAGTATACCCAGGAGCATAGGGCCAAGTGAGACCACAGACTCCAGAGCATCCACACTGGAG CAGCTGCCCAGAAGAGAACGGCCATGA
- the LOC120821406 gene encoding protocadherin alpha-C2 isoform X3 has protein sequence MACVIPPPRTHFVAAVLTFMALWGCALSINRYSIPEEMEVGSFVANLATDLALDVRSFVLRNAKLDVIHSKNYIDINKETGELVIREKIDRESICMTKATSCFMKMDVILENPIRIFNIELEIMDINDNAPVFRRRTMHLDISEATPPGERFSLTNAVDADVGANSIKTYYLSESRYFNIDIQSGSDGSKYVDLVLNGQLDREEHTIHNLILTAVDGGVPPRSGTASIVINVLDINDNAPLFSEPVFAVDVSENTAAGSVVMTLNATDLDEGTNAQLMYSYTLYTSEKTQELFSLDPNTGEVKVKGVIDFEEDQSFEMHIQAQDGGVNPKAGHCKITVFVTDLNDNYPEVTIKSVKSSLTEDVSVGTLIAVISVSDRDSGANGQVELALNQQESLPFLLNKSSEGYFELLVSKPLDREVRSKYDITLRVTDKGSPPLSENETITLEVLDINDNTPAFSQSFYTIHVVENNLPGALLTSLSAFDPDLNENQYLVYFIMEKEIVNTSMSMLFSINPENGDLYALKTFDYERERDFLFHIEARDSGVPPLSSNVTVHIIILDQNDNTPVIVSPWRAQGSVVEEVIPRSTDKGHLIAKVIAIDADSEQNARVTYQLLQISDASLFSLDQYNGEIRTSRMFSYRDPRQQRLVIVAKDNGQPALSATVTIKISTVEHVRSFSETTELPLEYDVFTDLNLYLVIGLGAVSFLLLITILVIIVLKCQKPKPKAFKIPPANRNSVVSRNSVISQRSSTIADSTLISSDAYWYSLFLAETRKGKVVMRQPIIPKGAGYFVSSIPRSIGPSETTDSRASTLEYSK, from the exons ATGGCGTGCGTCATTCCACCTCCACGGACACATTTTGTCGCGGCTGTCCTTACATTCATGGCTCTGTGGGGATGCGCGCTTTCCATCAACCGGTACTCGATTCCGGAGGAGATGGAAGTAGGCTCCTTTGTTGCCAACCTTGCCACGGATTTGGCTCTGGATGTCCGCAGTTTCGTGCTGCGCAACGCAAAGCTCGATGTCATCCACAGCAAAAATTACATCGACATCAACAAAGAAACAGGGGAGCTGGTGATACGGGAGAAGATCGACCGGGAGAGCATATGCATGACTAAAGCGACCTCGTGCTTTATGAAAATGGATGTCATACTGGAAAACCCCATTCGCATTTTTAACATCGAGTTGGAAATCATGGACATCAACGACAACGCGCCGGTGTTCCGTAGAAGGACCATGCACTTGGACATATCGGAGGCGACCCCTCCCGGTGAGCGATTTTCATTGACAAACGCCGTGGATGCGGATGTGGGGGCGAACTCAATCAAGACCTACTATCTCAGCGAAAGCCGGTACTTCAACATCGACATACAATCCGGCAGCGACGGCTCCAAATATGTCGATTTGGTGCTTAATGGTCAGCTGGACCGAGAGGAGCACACGATTCATAATTTGATTTTAACCGCTGTGGATGGAGGGGTGCCTCCCCGCTCCGGCACAGCCAGCATCGTTATCAACGTCCTGGACATCAACGACAACGCCCCCCTGTTCAGTGAGCCGGTGTTTGCGGTTGACGTCTCGGAGAACACCGCCGCGGGCTCGGTGGTCATGACATTAAACGCAACGGACTTGGATGAAGGCACAAACGCTCAGCTAATGTACTCCTACACGCTGTACACCTCGGAGAAGACTCAAGAGCTCTTCTCGCTTGATCCAAACACAGGTGAGGTCAAGGTGAAGGGGGTGATCGACTTTGAGGAGGACCAGAGCTTTGAGATGCACATACAGGCTCAGGACGGAGGCGTGAACCCCAAGGCAGGGCACTGTAAAATCACGGTTTTTGTCACAGATCTGAATGATAACTACCCCGAGGTGACCATAAAGTCTGTGAAAAGTTCCCTGACGGAGGACGTCTCTGTGGGGACACTGATAGCCGTGATCAGCGTCAGCGACAGGGACTCTGGAGCCAACGGGCAGGTGGAGCTTGCCTTGAATCAGCAGGAATCTTTACCGTTCCTCCTGAACAAATCCTCAGAGGGTTACTTCGAGCTGCTGGTTTCAAAGCCACTGGACAGAGAGGTAAGAAGCAAGTATGACATCACGCTGAGGGTGACCGACAAAGGCTCGCCGCCCTTATCTGAAAACGAAACCATCACCTTGGAGGTTCTGGATATTAACGATAACACACCCGCATTTTCCCAGTCCTTCTACACAATCCATGTCGTGGAAAATAATCTACCTGGGGCGTTATTGACATCTCTTAGTGCGTTTGACCCCGATCTCAACGAGAACCAGTACTTAGTCTATTTCATAATGGAGAAGGAGATTGTTAACACGTCAATGTCAATGCTGTTTTCCATCAACCCTGAGAATGGTGATCTCTATGCCCTGAAGACCTTTGactatgagagagagagggatttcCTCTTTCACATCGAAGCTCGAGACTCTGGTGTTCCCCCACTGAGCAGCAATGTGACGGTTCACATCATCATCCTGGACCAAAACGACAACACCCCTGTCATAGTGTCACCTTGGCGGGCGCAGGGCTCTGTGGTAGAGGAGGTCATACCAAGGTCTACGGATAAGGGGCACCTGATCGCCAAAGTGATTGCCATTGATGCCGACTCTGAGCAGAACGCGAGGGTCACATATCAGCTGCTGCAGATCAGCGACGCCAGCCTTTTCAGCCTGGATCAGTACAACGGGGAGATCCGGACATCAAGGATGTTCAGTTACAGAGACCCAAGACAGCAGCGGCTGGTGATCGTCGCCAAAGACAACGGTCAGCCCGCTCTCTCAGCCACCGTCACTATCAAGATATCGACGGTGGAACACGTCAGGTCCTTTTCAGAGACCACAGAGCTGCCGCTAGAGTATGACGTCTTCACGGACCTAAACCTGTACTTAGTCATCGGTTTAGGGGCTGTCTCATTTCTTCTACTGATAACCATCTTAGTTATTATTGTGTTGAAGTGTCAAAAGCCAAAGCCAAAGGCCTTCAAGATTCCCCCCGCCAACAGAAACAGTGTGGTCAGCAGGAACAGCGTAATCAGCCAGAGAAGCTCCACCATCGCAGATTCCACCTTGATCTCCAGCGATGCCTACTGGTACAGTTTGTTCCTTGCTGAGACCAGGAAAGGCAAAGTGGTCATGAGACAGCCGATAATTCCCAAAGGAGCTGGGTATTTTGTGTCCAGTATACCCAGGAGCATAGGGCCAAGTGAGACCACAGACTCCAGAGCATCCACACTGGAG TACTCAAAATGA
- the LOC120821406 gene encoding protocadherin alpha-C2 isoform X2, whose amino-acid sequence MACVIPPPRTHFVAAVLTFMALWGCALSINRYSIPEEMEVGSFVANLATDLALDVRSFVLRNAKLDVIHSKNYIDINKETGELVIREKIDRESICMTKATSCFMKMDVILENPIRIFNIELEIMDINDNAPVFRRRTMHLDISEATPPGERFSLTNAVDADVGANSIKTYYLSESRYFNIDIQSGSDGSKYVDLVLNGQLDREEHTIHNLILTAVDGGVPPRSGTASIVINVLDINDNAPLFSEPVFAVDVSENTAAGSVVMTLNATDLDEGTNAQLMYSYTLYTSEKTQELFSLDPNTGEVKVKGVIDFEEDQSFEMHIQAQDGGVNPKAGHCKITVFVTDLNDNYPEVTIKSVKSSLTEDVSVGTLIAVISVSDRDSGANGQVELALNQQESLPFLLNKSSEGYFELLVSKPLDREVRSKYDITLRVTDKGSPPLSENETITLEVLDINDNTPAFSQSFYTIHVVENNLPGALLTSLSAFDPDLNENQYLVYFIMEKEIVNTSMSMLFSINPENGDLYALKTFDYERERDFLFHIEARDSGVPPLSSNVTVHIIILDQNDNTPVIVSPWRAQGSVVEEVIPRSTDKGHLIAKVIAIDADSEQNARVTYQLLQISDASLFSLDQYNGEIRTSRMFSYRDPRQQRLVIVAKDNGQPALSATVTIKISTVEHVRSFSETTELPLEYDVFTDLNLYLVIGLGAVSFLLLITILVIIVLKCQKPKPKAFKIPPANRNSVVSRNSVISQRSSTIADSTLISSDAYWYSLFLAETRKGKVVMRQPIIPKGAGYFVSSIPRSIGPSETTDSRASTLELPRRERP is encoded by the exons ATGGCGTGCGTCATTCCACCTCCACGGACACATTTTGTCGCGGCTGTCCTTACATTCATGGCTCTGTGGGGATGCGCGCTTTCCATCAACCGGTACTCGATTCCGGAGGAGATGGAAGTAGGCTCCTTTGTTGCCAACCTTGCCACGGATTTGGCTCTGGATGTCCGCAGTTTCGTGCTGCGCAACGCAAAGCTCGATGTCATCCACAGCAAAAATTACATCGACATCAACAAAGAAACAGGGGAGCTGGTGATACGGGAGAAGATCGACCGGGAGAGCATATGCATGACTAAAGCGACCTCGTGCTTTATGAAAATGGATGTCATACTGGAAAACCCCATTCGCATTTTTAACATCGAGTTGGAAATCATGGACATCAACGACAACGCGCCGGTGTTCCGTAGAAGGACCATGCACTTGGACATATCGGAGGCGACCCCTCCCGGTGAGCGATTTTCATTGACAAACGCCGTGGATGCGGATGTGGGGGCGAACTCAATCAAGACCTACTATCTCAGCGAAAGCCGGTACTTCAACATCGACATACAATCCGGCAGCGACGGCTCCAAATATGTCGATTTGGTGCTTAATGGTCAGCTGGACCGAGAGGAGCACACGATTCATAATTTGATTTTAACCGCTGTGGATGGAGGGGTGCCTCCCCGCTCCGGCACAGCCAGCATCGTTATCAACGTCCTGGACATCAACGACAACGCCCCCCTGTTCAGTGAGCCGGTGTTTGCGGTTGACGTCTCGGAGAACACCGCCGCGGGCTCGGTGGTCATGACATTAAACGCAACGGACTTGGATGAAGGCACAAACGCTCAGCTAATGTACTCCTACACGCTGTACACCTCGGAGAAGACTCAAGAGCTCTTCTCGCTTGATCCAAACACAGGTGAGGTCAAGGTGAAGGGGGTGATCGACTTTGAGGAGGACCAGAGCTTTGAGATGCACATACAGGCTCAGGACGGAGGCGTGAACCCCAAGGCAGGGCACTGTAAAATCACGGTTTTTGTCACAGATCTGAATGATAACTACCCCGAGGTGACCATAAAGTCTGTGAAAAGTTCCCTGACGGAGGACGTCTCTGTGGGGACACTGATAGCCGTGATCAGCGTCAGCGACAGGGACTCTGGAGCCAACGGGCAGGTGGAGCTTGCCTTGAATCAGCAGGAATCTTTACCGTTCCTCCTGAACAAATCCTCAGAGGGTTACTTCGAGCTGCTGGTTTCAAAGCCACTGGACAGAGAGGTAAGAAGCAAGTATGACATCACGCTGAGGGTGACCGACAAAGGCTCGCCGCCCTTATCTGAAAACGAAACCATCACCTTGGAGGTTCTGGATATTAACGATAACACACCCGCATTTTCCCAGTCCTTCTACACAATCCATGTCGTGGAAAATAATCTACCTGGGGCGTTATTGACATCTCTTAGTGCGTTTGACCCCGATCTCAACGAGAACCAGTACTTAGTCTATTTCATAATGGAGAAGGAGATTGTTAACACGTCAATGTCAATGCTGTTTTCCATCAACCCTGAGAATGGTGATCTCTATGCCCTGAAGACCTTTGactatgagagagagagggatttcCTCTTTCACATCGAAGCTCGAGACTCTGGTGTTCCCCCACTGAGCAGCAATGTGACGGTTCACATCATCATCCTGGACCAAAACGACAACACCCCTGTCATAGTGTCACCTTGGCGGGCGCAGGGCTCTGTGGTAGAGGAGGTCATACCAAGGTCTACGGATAAGGGGCACCTGATCGCCAAAGTGATTGCCATTGATGCCGACTCTGAGCAGAACGCGAGGGTCACATATCAGCTGCTGCAGATCAGCGACGCCAGCCTTTTCAGCCTGGATCAGTACAACGGGGAGATCCGGACATCAAGGATGTTCAGTTACAGAGACCCAAGACAGCAGCGGCTGGTGATCGTCGCCAAAGACAACGGTCAGCCCGCTCTCTCAGCCACCGTCACTATCAAGATATCGACGGTGGAACACGTCAGGTCCTTTTCAGAGACCACAGAGCTGCCGCTAGAGTATGACGTCTTCACGGACCTAAACCTGTACTTAGTCATCGGTTTAGGGGCTGTCTCATTTCTTCTACTGATAACCATCTTAGTTATTATTGTGTTGAAGTGTCAAAAGCCAAAGCCAAAGGCCTTCAAGATTCCCCCCGCCAACAGAAACAGTGTGGTCAGCAGGAACAGCGTAATCAGCCAGAGAAGCTCCACCATCGCAGATTCCACCTTGATCTCCAGCGATGCCTACTGGTACAGTTTGTTCCTTGCTGAGACCAGGAAAGGCAAAGTGGTCATGAGACAGCCGATAATTCCCAAAGGAGCTGGGTATTTTGTGTCCAGTATACCCAGGAGCATAGGGCCAAGTGAGACCACAGACTCCAGAGCATCCACACTGGAG CTGCCCAGAAGAGAACGGCCATGA